A segment of the Cohnella algarum genome:
GCCCACGGCCGGCTCGGCAGGCGTCCAGCCGAGCTCCTTCAGCGCGACCCGGGGGGCGGGCTCCGGTTCGGCCGGAAGCTCCTCCGCGGCCCCCTTCTGCGCCGGCAGCGGCAGTCCGCCCAGCAGCAGCGCCATCGCGAGCGGGAAGGCTATCCATCGTTTGACTCGCATTTCGCCATCCTCCGTTTCCTCAAATGATCAGGACCGCAAATACCGCGAAGCGACATAGGCCAGATCGATAATGTCGATGATGCCGTCCTTGTTCATGTCGTAAACCGCCTTGTACCCCGTCTCTCCTTCGCGCTTCCCGAACGAGCGGGCGATCGTCTCGATCGCTTTCGGATTCGGCTTTCCGCCCGTCACCGCCGCCGTATCGGCAACCGCGACCCGAAGCTCGCCGCCTTGCGGAACGACCGCCGCTTGCCCGCCGCTATTCGAAACGCCGACAGGGCCCGGCACGGCGAAGTCGGCCGCCCCGTCTTCGGAAAGCGCCGCAAACTCCAGCCGGATCAAATCCGCGCTGCCAAAGGCGCCCGGCACGGCGCCCGTCCGGCTTGCCGCGACGCGCACGGTTCCGCCGTCGTCCTCGTACCGCAAATAACCGTCGCCGCCGGGAGCGAACGCCTCCGCCAATTCGGCCCGGTTCAGCCGGAAAAGGCTCGGGTCGTAACGTAACGTCAGCTCGACGGCATACAGATCGTCCGCCTCCTCCGCCGCGACCGTCACGGCGACTTTCTCGCCGACTTCCACGATCGGCTTGTCGGCGGCCAACGCGATGGACGTGCCGGACACCGGATCCGGGTCCTCGGCGGTGTCGGCGAGCGCGAACCGGTCGTAGCCGCCCGGGTTTTTGCCGTCGGCGAGGCCGCGCGTCCATTGGATGAAATTGTCCCGGCCCATCTGAAAGTCCGCGTCGTTGACCGCGTAGTTCATGCCGAGCTTCGTCCCTTCCGCCAGCGCCAGGCCATGGATCAGCCCGCGCGGAATCTTGATCTCGTACGTCGTTTCCTTCGCCTCCTCGTCGCGGGCGATCGCGAACGGCAGCAGCTCCCCGGCGCTTCCGTTCGGATTCGGCGGACGCGAGAAGAAGATGTTCGCGAGCAGCCGGCCGTCGTCATGCCGCGCGAAGCCCCATTCCATGTCGTCCTGGTTGTAGGCAGCCGGGCTGTCGGCCAGCGGATCGATCGCGAATTGCAGCGAATCGTTTTTCCACATGTTCGCGGCGTCCTCCGAGTTTTTGTGAATGTCGTCCGACACCTTCGCCGCCAGGTACAGATGACCGTCGTCCCACATCGCGTACGCCGTCGCGTCCAGGTTGCCGGGGTCGTACACGCCGGTGTTGTTCCGGCCGGCCCCGCGCAGATGAACGGGATACGCCGCCGTCCAGTCGTCCAGCCGGCCGTCGACGGCGACCGTCCCCGTCTTCTCGATCAGGAGAAAATCGAGCGGAACCTGCGCGTCGTCGAAGATGACCCGGCCGCTTGCCGATTCGGTCACCGTAATCCGGTTCGAATATTCGTTGAAGTCGCGGGCTTCGCGGTAGTCCCAGCGGAAGGCGAGCGTGACGGTTTCGTCCTTGCCGAGATCCGCGAACGTATCGCCCGAAACCGGAGCGAGCGGCTCGCCGTCGGGACCGTACACCGTCACCTTGCCGGATTTCGGAGCCGCGGAGCGACCTTGCAGCCGCACTTGAATTTCGTCCAGCTCGGCGATCGGCTTGCCGACCGGCAAAATCCCGGCGGCGATCGCGCTTTCGACGGTCAGCTCGATAGCCGCCTCGTCGACGACGGCGCCGCCGACGACGAGTTCGACCTTCGGTTCGTAGACACCCTCCGGCGCGTCGGCCGGAATCGCGAGCGTATGCTCGAAGCGGTACGTCCCGCCGGGAGCGATCGTCGCCGTCAGCGTCTCCGCCTCCCCCAGCCTTCGGGCGGTACGATCCGCACGGCGGCGCTGACGCTTTCCGCGGTATCGTTGGCGACGGTGCCCGCCAATTCGCTCGCGTAGCCGGCCTCCGCGTTCCGCTTGACCGGCGTCACGTTCAGCCACGCTCCCACATACACGGGAGCGTCCGCCGCCGTCATCCGCAGCGCGACCGCGGCGAACTCGCGGGCGAGCAGCCCGTATGCGTAGCTTGCGGCATCGGCCCCGCGCTCGCGGTTGTTTTCCGCCAGCCTGCCGTAGCGCTCGGCCCGCATGACCGCCGCGTTGCCGACCGGCAGCACGTAGTCGTCCCCCGCCCTCGCCTCAAGAGCGGACCGGGCCGCAGCCACCGCGGCCGCATAGTCCGGAACGGCCGAACCCGCACCCGCACCCGCTCCCTGTTCGCTCTTCGCCTGGATCAAGGCCTGGGCGGCCGCTTCCGCATAATAGTAAAGCGCTTCCATAACGACGAAAGCCTGCTTCCGCTCCGCTTGTCCGGCCTCGATCGCGCTCGCCATGTCGCTCATTAAGCCATACAGGCTGCCGATGCCCTGCTCGAGCCCCGCCGCCTTGTCCGCGAGCGCCGGTTCGCGCATCGCCGTTTCGAGCCGCTGTCCGATGCCTTCCAGCCTTCCGAGCAGCTCCGCCACGGCCGCGGCGTTGTCCGCCGTTTCCAGCTTCGCGATTTTGCCCGCGGCGTCTTCGCGGTAATCGCCCTGCAGCGCAATCGCCGCCTCGTACAGCGCGTCGGCCGAAGCGTTCAAAATAAAGATCGGCGAACCCGATACCGTAACCTCCGCTTGGCCGTTCGTCGCCGCCACCGTCCGGTCGCGTCCCTCGATCGACCGCACGACGACTTCGTCGGTGCCGACGTCGATCGCAAGCTGCGACGTAGCCGGGTTGCTCGCGGGATCGTCCTTGTGATCGACCGACCGCCAGGCGGCGATGATCGGCTTGCCGTCCTTCAGGAAGACGTAGGCTCTGACTTTGCCGTCGGGCACTTCCAGTCGTCCGGCATAGGCCGCTCCGGCCAGCGTCGTCATCAGGTTGTTGACCGCGCCGTACGCCAGCTTGGGCCTGCCGTCCACGTCGGTGATGCCCCAGAAAATTTCGTAATAGTTTTCGTCCGTGCCGTCGTTTTTGAAATTGTAATACTCCCACGCCCTGACCTTCGGCTCCGTCATATAAATCAGAAACGCTCGCGCAATGTAATCCCGCTGCACCTCTTCGCTCACGTTCGGGTAGCCGCCCTTGGCCGTCGGCCAGCCGCCTTCGGTCAGGTAGAAATCTTTCCAGCCCCCGTACGCGTCGATCATGCCGCCGATATCGTCCACGAACGATTCGATGGCGCCGTCCGGCATCGCGTTGTACACGTACGGATGCCAGGAAAACGCGTCCGCGAAGTTGTACGCCCCGAGCTCCAGCTCCCTCGGGAGCACGCTCCGGACGCTCGACGTGTGGCCCCCGGCGATCAGCGCGCTGCCCGGATTCGCTTTTTTCGTTCCGAGATAGAGCCGCTTCCACTGCTGAACGATTTCGTACGGAATGTACGGATCGACAAACAGCTCCGGCTCGTTGGACGTTTCGAAGGTCCGGATCAGCCCCCGGTACCGGTTCGCGCTCTCGTAGGCGAAGCGTTCGAGCAGCCGCAGGCCTTCGTAGGAAGCGGCCGTCGCCGTGTCTTCGATCACGCCGAACACGGGGATACTGTTCAGGCCGAAGCTGGCGATTTTGTTCAAATACGCGTCCGTCTTCGCAAAGTCGAATACGGGCTTGCCGTCTGCGCCGTATTGGCCCGTGAAGCTGTCGGCGATGTTAAGCGTGCTTCGGTGGTGCCTCGCCCCCGTTTTGCGGACGGCGTCCATTATGTCGTCGCGCCAGTTTTCCTTGTAGTGCGTATTGAACCCGAACTTCGACTCGATGTCGGCGTCGATTTCCGGCGTTTCGGGAATTTCCCGGACGACCGCCATCCGCATCGTTTTCGTCGACGCGTCGCTCCGCACGCCGTCCACGTAAAGCTCGACTTCGACGTCGTACGTGCCGATGTCCCCGATGCCCGGCTCGAACGTCAGCTCCTCGTTCAGTTCTCCGTAGGCCGCAAGCTCGTATTCCCGCTCGCCGGACGCGACGAGCTCCCGTTCGCCGTCGGCCCGCCGGACCTTGTAGGCAACCTTGTACGTGTGCGCCTCCGCGCCCCCCGAGACGAAGACGTTCAGCCCCGGCGCCTCGCCCGGTCCGTAAATGCCCGTGTAATTGCCTGCCGGCTCGACGTTGTAGATATGCTCCGGCTCCAGCGGGACGATTTCGAACGAGTCGATCAGCAGCTCGATGCCGTTGACCGTGCCGAATTGGATGTAGCCTTTGTCCATCCGCAGCGTGTCGAAGTCGTCGACGCCGATCACCTTTTCCCCGTCGATGTAAAGCTCGTGGGTGATGCCCGACGCCCGGATTTCGTAGTCGACCCAGCGGTTGTCGAGCGCTTCGTTATACGTGCCCAAATAATAGTTGCCGCCGAGATCGGTTTTGCGCATGATGAAATACCGCCAGTTGTGGGTCCCCCACTCCATCGAATAGTTGTTGTTGTCGTTTTGGGTCCGGTAACGCAACCGCCACACGTTGTAATACTCGTCGCTCGTGCGGACGTATTTGGCCCGGAACTTCAAAATAAAGTTGTCGATGCTGCCGTACGCCGGATTCGACAGCGTGGCGGACGGGTAAACGGTGCCGACCCGGCCGTTCAGGCGCAGCGCCTTGCCTCCTTCCGGAAGCGCCGCGATTTTGGCGTCGCCGCGCACCGTCCAGCCCGCGGGCACGCTGCCGACCGCAAGCGATTCGAAATCGTTCGCGTACGGCTCGAACGCCCCGACGGCTACCGACGCGTCGCCGGACGCCGGATACCGGGCCGCGTTGCCGGCCTCGTCCCGTACCGCGATATGGTAGCCGACGGCGGAGGACCGGTTCGTGCCCGGAATCGTCGCGCGATAGATGCCGTCCGTCCCCCGCGCGGCCGCGACTTCCCGCTCCGGCTCGTCTCCGTACCGGTACCGGACCGCGGCCGTCACCGCCGATCCGGCGTCGCCTCTGACCGTGAAGGCGACCGGAATGTCGGCGTTGTACGGCACAGATGCGACGGGAGAATGTTCGACCGCCAGCGGCCCCGAGGCGGTCAGCTTCACCGGATGGCTCACGGTCAGATCGGCGATTTCCAGATCGACGTTATTCGAACGGAAGCCGATGCCGCCCGACGGATACCGGTTGTTCGAATCCGTTGCCGAAATCAGCCCGGTCCCGTTTACGTAGAGGGCAATCCGGTTCCCCCGCACCTCGATGCGGTAGTCGTTCCAGGCCGAAGCGTCGAACGTCGCGTTCACGTTGGCCGTCAGATTTTGCTGATAAACGGTGTTGTCCCAATAATGTATTTTCAGCAGGACGTCGTTCGTCCCTTCCGACGTTTGCGCCTCGACGGCGTAATAGTCGCCCTGGTCGTTCGCCCGGACGAAAAACTCGCCGCGGCCGTTCGCTTTGCGGGCGAATTTGGCCCGGAACTCGACGTCGTAATCCGTCCACGTCTCGGAGCCAGCCCCCGTCAAATAGTTGCGCGTATTGCCGGCGGTCGCTTTCATGACCCGCTCGTCCCCGTCGTCCGCGACGATCCACTCCTCGGGCGTTTTCGTCCAGTGCTCCGCGGTCCGGGCGGCATCCGCGAAATCGTCGGCATACCCGGTCGATTTCCGGCTCCCGGCCGCATCCGAGGCTTCGATATAATAGTTGAGCGTGTCCTCGTCCCCGGACGGGGGTGCGGGAAGGCGTACGGAATGCGAGTCTCCGCTGCCCTTCGACATTGAAGCGCTTTCAAAATTGCGCTCCTCATCGGCATGTCCGTACCGATAATACACGGTCGCCGTTACGCTTGCAGGCCCGACGATATCCGCGGAAATGTCGATCCCTTG
Coding sequences within it:
- a CDS encoding sugar-binding protein, with the protein product MRLQGRSAAPKSGKVTVYGPDGEPLAPVSGDTFADLGKDETVTLAFRWDYREARDFNEYSNRITVTESASGRVIFDDAQVPLDFLLIEKTGTVAVDGRLDDWTAAYPVHLRGAGRNNTGVYDPGNLDATAYAMWDDGHLYLAAKVSDDIHKNSEDAANMWKNDSLQFAIDPLADSPAAYNQDDMEWGFARHDDGRLLANIFFSRPPNPNGSAGELLPFAIARDEEAKETTYEIKIPRGLIHGLALAEGTKLGMNYAVNDADFQMGRDNFIQWTRGLADGKNPGGYDRFALADTAEDPDPVSGTSIALAADKPIVEVGEKVAVTVAAEEADDLYAVELTLRYDPSLFRLNRAELAEAFAPGGDGYLRYEDDGGTVRVAASRTGAVPGAFGSADLIRLEFAALSEDGAADFAVPGPVGVSNSGGQAAVVPQGGELRVAVADTAAVTGGKPNPKAIETIARSFGKREGETGYKAVYDMNKDGIIDIIDLAYVASRYLRS
- a CDS encoding family 16 glycoside hydrolase, whose translation is MRRKTAMRVAAWALAIVTALGGLPLPGASPAPAAAASETWFEDDFDSPALAQERWKEVPGQWDVKTEDGVSFFHGFHANTRTFLRLEEAAGWTDYEVNVRARFAANVTGRAEFFVRADDSGNFYSVEAQLTQDGASAATFKIHRWAGTVYQGNLTANVTHAYDPTQWHDYTVTVEGSTISLRLDGEPIISATDPNSHYPSGGIGFRSQNVGLQIDRVAVSGEGGPAQELQIHHSPITEADAGQGIDISADIVGPASVTATVYYRYGHADEERNFESASMSKGSGDSHSVRLPAPPSGDEDTLNYYIEASDAAGSRKSTGYADDFADAARTAEHWTKTPEEWIVADDGDERVMKATAGNTRNYLTGAGSETWTDYDVEFRAKFARKANGRGEFFVRANDQGDYYAVEAQTSEGTNDVLLKIHYWDNTVYQQNLTANVNATFDASAWNDYRIEVRGNRIALYVNGTGLISATDSNNRYPSGGIGFRSNNVDLEIADLTVSHPVKLTASGPLAVEHSPVASVPYNADIPVAFTVRGDAGSAVTAAVRYRYGDEPEREVAAARGTDGIYRATIPGTNRSSAVGYHIAVRDEAGNAARYPASGDASVAVGAFEPYANDFESLAVGSVPAGWTVRGDAKIAALPEGGKALRLNGRVGTVYPSATLSNPAYGSIDNFILKFRAKYVRTSDEYYNVWRLRYRTQNDNNNYSMEWGTHNWRYFIMRKTDLGGNYYLGTYNEALDNRWVDYEIRASGITHELYIDGEKVIGVDDFDTLRMDKGYIQFGTVNGIELLIDSFEIVPLEPEHIYNVEPAGNYTGIYGPGEAPGLNVFVSGGAEAHTYKVAYKVRRADGERELVASGEREYELAAYGELNEELTFEPGIGDIGTYDVEVELYVDGVRSDASTKTMRMAVVREIPETPEIDADIESKFGFNTHYKENWRDDIMDAVRKTGARHHRSTLNIADSFTGQYGADGKPVFDFAKTDAYLNKIASFGLNSIPVFGVIEDTATAASYEGLRLLERFAYESANRYRGLIRTFETSNEPELFVDPYIPYEIVQQWKRLYLGTKKANPGSALIAGGHTSSVRSVLPRELELGAYNFADAFSWHPYVYNAMPDGAIESFVDDIGGMIDAYGGWKDFYLTEGGWPTAKGGYPNVSEEVQRDYIARAFLIYMTEPKVRAWEYYNFKNDGTDENYYEIFWGITDVDGRPKLAYGAVNNLMTTLAGAAYAGRLEVPDGKVRAYVFLKDGKPIIAAWRSVDHKDDPASNPATSQLAIDVGTDEVVVRSIEGRDRTVAATNGQAEVTVSGSPIFILNASADALYEAAIALQGDYREDAAGKIAKLETADNAAAVAELLGRLEGIGQRLETAMREPALADKAAGLEQGIGSLYGLMSDMASAIEAGQAERKQAFVVMEALYYYAEAAAQALIQAKSEQGAGAGAGSAVPDYAAAVAAARSALEARAGDDYVLPVGNAAVMRAERYGRLAENNRERGADAASYAYGLLAREFAAVALRMTAADAPVYVGAWLNVTPVKRNAEAGYASELAGTVANDTAESVSAAVRIVPPEGWGRRRR